One Paenibacillus crassostreae DNA segment encodes these proteins:
- a CDS encoding protease yields the protein MEALYLGCLVGGVLFALVTVVLGDLLSTALDGILDFLSLDILKPTVVASAITVFGGAGILLTRYTELNLVPNLIISIVVAIFIAVLVYFFYVKPMENSENSTGYSIHDLVGKIGEITIPLPAIGYGEVMVKIGATNVLHIASSFEQHEIPVGTRVVIVEEADGVLRVTEFDNTRGDEV from the coding sequence ATGGAGGCGCTTTATTTAGGTTGTCTGGTAGGGGGGGTGTTATTTGCCTTAGTCACTGTAGTACTTGGTGATCTACTCAGTACAGCGCTTGATGGGATACTTGACTTCTTGTCTCTAGATATTCTGAAGCCGACTGTCGTTGCAAGTGCTATCACCGTATTCGGTGGAGCGGGTATATTGCTGACACGTTACACGGAGTTGAATTTAGTACCTAATCTTATTATATCTATTGTAGTCGCAATATTTATCGCAGTTCTCGTATATTTCTTTTATGTTAAGCCAATGGAGAATAGTGAGAACTCAACGGGTTATTCCATCCATGATCTGGTTGGGAAAATTGGTGAGATCACAATTCCACTACCTGCAATTGGTTATGGTGAAGTAATGGTAAAGATTGGAGCAACGAATGTATTACATATCGCATCAAGTTTTGAACAACATGAAATACCAGTTGGAACGCGTGTAGTTATTGTAGAAGAAGCAGATGGTGTATTACGCGTTACTGAATTTGATAATACTAGAGGAGATGAAGTTTAG
- a CDS encoding galactokinase, whose product MSLDQLKETFIAKNGESKYPVRIFNAPGRVNLIGEHIDYNGGYVLPAALEFGTTLIVRERDDHKIHLASGNIPFEATLDLDGLGDKKSGEWIDYPIGVFVELSKMGCKFTQGYDLYFYGEIPNGAGLSSSASIEVVTAYALLSLAGKETDTIEIARLSQRVENQYVGVNSGIMDQFAVANGKQDHAILLMCDTLEYKHVPFRTGSYKLVIGNTNKRRGLVDSAYNERRSQCEEALDILKKEIPTLEYLAHLKPDQFETVKDHIQDDIVRRRAQHVIEENQRVLDSVEALSSNDLKTFGQYMNQSHESLRDLYEVSCKELDVMVEEARKIPGTLGSRMTGAGFGGCTVSLVHEDSVDQFVQQVGERYRAAAGIKGEFYVCGVGDGVKELKGDN is encoded by the coding sequence GTGAGTTTAGATCAATTGAAAGAAACGTTTATTGCTAAAAATGGAGAAAGTAAATATCCAGTACGAATATTTAATGCACCAGGTCGAGTGAATCTGATTGGTGAACATATTGATTATAATGGTGGTTATGTTCTGCCAGCTGCCCTTGAATTCGGGACAACACTTATCGTCCGTGAAAGAGATGATCACAAGATTCATCTAGCTTCAGGTAATATTCCATTTGAGGCGACATTAGATCTTGATGGTTTAGGGGATAAGAAGAGTGGTGAATGGATCGATTATCCGATCGGTGTGTTCGTGGAATTAAGCAAGATGGGGTGCAAATTTACGCAAGGATATGATTTGTACTTTTATGGAGAAATCCCTAATGGTGCAGGACTATCATCTTCAGCATCCATTGAAGTAGTGACAGCGTACGCGCTCTTGTCATTGGCAGGTAAGGAAACAGATACGATAGAAATTGCACGTCTGTCACAAAGAGTTGAGAATCAGTACGTTGGTGTGAATTCCGGTATTATGGATCAATTTGCGGTAGCAAATGGTAAACAAGATCATGCAATTCTACTGATGTGCGACACATTGGAGTATAAACATGTTCCTTTCCGTACGGGTTCATACAAGCTTGTTATTGGGAATACGAATAAACGTAGAGGTCTTGTAGATTCTGCATATAATGAGCGTCGCTCGCAATGTGAAGAAGCATTGGACATTCTGAAGAAGGAAATTCCAACATTAGAATATCTAGCACATCTCAAACCAGATCAATTCGAAACCGTTAAAGATCATATTCAAGATGATATCGTCAGACGTCGGGCTCAACATGTTATCGAAGAGAACCAACGTGTGCTAGATTCAGTAGAAGCTCTTAGTAGTAATGATCTTAAGACTTTCGGACAATACATGAATCAATCCCATGAATCCCTTCGAGATTTGTATGAGGTTAGTTGTAAAGAGTTAGATGTGATGGTTGAAGAAGCACGCAAGATACCAGGTACATTGGGTTCGCGTATGACAGGCGCTGGATTTGGTGGTTGTACTGTATCATTAGTCCATGAGGATTCTGTTGATCAATTCGTGCAACAGGTAGGTGAACGGTATAGAGCTGCTGCGGGTATTAAGGGCGAGTTCTATGTGTGCGGTGTCGGCGACGGAGTGAAAGAACTTAAGGGGGATAACTAA
- the galE gene encoding UDP-glucose 4-epimerase GalE, whose product MAILVTGGAGYIGSHTVAALLDLGEEVVVIDNLQTGHREALLGGKLYEGDLRDKELLTKLFSENKIDAVIHFAANSLVGESMKNPTKYYDNNVFGTLCLLEAMDAANVRKIVFSSTAATYGEPEKVPIMEGDRTEPTNVYGETKLMMERMMSWFDKVLGIKYVALRYFNAAGAHESGRIGEDHRPESHLIPLVLQAALKQRDNIAMFGEDYPTPDGTCVRDYIHVSDLADAHYRAVSYLRSGQESNVFNLGNGQGFSVKDVIETAKKVTGLEIPVVVQERRAGDPAILVASSEKARTVLGWKPAYDQLETIIQSAWSWHQSHPQGYGE is encoded by the coding sequence ATGGCCATTCTAGTAACAGGTGGAGCAGGGTATATCGGTTCTCACACTGTGGCGGCATTACTTGATCTTGGGGAAGAAGTCGTAGTAATTGACAATCTACAGACGGGTCATCGTGAGGCATTGCTTGGAGGTAAACTTTATGAAGGTGACTTAAGAGATAAGGAGCTCCTTACCAAGTTATTCAGCGAGAATAAGATCGATGCGGTGATCCATTTCGCGGCCAATTCTCTTGTTGGAGAAAGTATGAAGAACCCTACTAAATATTATGATAATAATGTCTTTGGTACGTTATGCTTACTTGAAGCGATGGATGCAGCGAATGTGCGTAAGATTGTGTTCTCATCTACTGCGGCTACTTATGGTGAACCAGAGAAAGTGCCTATTATGGAAGGTGATCGCACAGAACCAACTAATGTATATGGTGAGACAAAACTCATGATGGAACGTATGATGTCATGGTTCGATAAAGTACTAGGCATTAAATATGTAGCATTACGCTATTTCAATGCAGCCGGTGCACATGAGAGTGGACGTATTGGTGAAGATCATCGTCCAGAGAGTCATCTGATTCCACTAGTACTACAAGCCGCCCTGAAACAACGGGACAATATTGCTATGTTTGGTGAAGACTATCCGACACCTGATGGCACTTGTGTACGTGATTACATCCATGTGAGTGATCTAGCAGATGCCCATTACCGTGCCGTATCCTATTTGCGAAGTGGACAAGAGAGTAACGTATTTAATCTAGGGAATGGACAAGGATTCTCTGTCAAAGATGTCATTGAAACGGCGAAAAAGGTAACTGGACTTGAAATTCCCGTAGTGGTACAGGAACGTCGTGCAGGAGATCCTGCCATATTAGTAGCTTCTTCGGAAAAAGCGCGTACCGTTCTAGGATGGAAGCCAGCATATGATCAGCTTGAGACCATTATACAAAGTGCTTGGAGCTGGCATCAATCCCATCCACAAGGGTATGGAGAATAA
- a CDS encoding AraC family transcriptional regulator, which produces MMSLQYSYAVSANPVSHDGNSLHVLFAGESQTEPLHALGPKIYDYYLLHYIESGHGLFRTEQHTFELSEGSCFLIHPGQLVSYVSDDEHPWRYRWTAFIGQEAQQRVEASGFVSNHSVFTSTKKQSIIPMSIASMQEAFYSKKESAHMVSLGHLYLILAEAQDNLSSQTRLTGTKSQVQRTVKQMILYMSTQFAHPVSIEQMCDSLGYNRAYLSRIFKKETGLSPITYLLKLRIDKSRQLLRERPELSIEQIASSVGLTDALYFSRQFRRFCNLSPSAYRNQTGSHL; this is translated from the coding sequence CTGATGTCACTGCAGTACTCATATGCTGTATCTGCCAATCCCGTCTCTCATGATGGTAACTCACTTCATGTTCTTTTTGCAGGTGAAAGCCAGACGGAACCCTTACATGCACTAGGCCCAAAAATATATGATTACTATTTACTACACTATATAGAAAGTGGACATGGTTTATTTAGAACTGAGCAGCATACCTTTGAACTAAGTGAAGGATCATGTTTTCTCATTCATCCTGGTCAATTAGTCAGCTATGTCTCTGATGATGAGCATCCCTGGCGCTACCGTTGGACCGCTTTTATTGGGCAAGAAGCACAACAACGTGTAGAAGCATCCGGGTTTGTATCCAATCATTCGGTGTTCACCTCCACGAAGAAGCAATCCATCATCCCAATGTCAATTGCAAGTATGCAAGAAGCCTTTTATTCCAAAAAGGAAAGTGCCCATATGGTTTCATTGGGTCATCTGTATCTCATTCTCGCTGAAGCTCAAGATAATTTATCTAGCCAAACACGTCTTACCGGAACAAAGTCCCAAGTACAGCGAACCGTTAAACAGATGATACTCTACATGTCTACCCAATTTGCCCATCCTGTATCCATTGAGCAAATGTGTGATAGCCTTGGGTACAATCGGGCATACCTCTCCCGAATTTTCAAGAAAGAAACAGGTCTTTCTCCTATCACTTATTTATTGAAACTGCGGATTGATAAGTCACGTCAACTACTACGTGAACGCCCTGAACTCTCCATTGAGCAGATTGCCTCATCCGTTGGACTGACTGATGCACTCTATTTCTCACGGCAATTCAGAAGATTCTGTAATCTATCGCCAAGCGCTTATCGTAATCAAACTGGATCACATCTTTAA
- a CDS encoding iron-containing alcohol dehydrogenase: MIAFEFNNPTKLIFGRGKLTALKTEIPKYGNKVLFLYGGGSIKRSGLYDNVIALLNEIGVEVTEQGGVEPNPRLSTVHKGVDLCKTKGIELILAVGGGSVIDCAKAIAVGAKYDGDMWDFLERKASPQDALPLGTVLTMAATGSEMNGGSVITNEETQEKMGWGSPYAYPAFSILDPVHTFSLPKDQTVYGVVDIMSHVLEHYFHPEDHTPVQDGFCETILRTVIDTAPKLINDLENYELRATIMYCGTMALNGVINMGMSGDWGTHNIEHAVSAVYDIPHGGGLAILFPHWMKHNQHVDVDRFKRLATHVFDIDPSGKSDEQICAEGIEALRTFWNSIGAPNRLADYDIDDSKIDIMAEKAVRFGPFGNFSKLEKADVIKIYNMSL; the protein is encoded by the coding sequence ATGATAGCATTTGAATTTAATAATCCTACTAAGCTTATATTCGGAAGAGGAAAGCTAACTGCACTCAAAACGGAGATCCCTAAATACGGAAATAAGGTATTATTCCTGTATGGTGGCGGAAGTATTAAGCGTAGTGGTCTTTATGACAATGTAATTGCATTGTTGAATGAAATTGGAGTTGAGGTAACTGAACAAGGTGGAGTAGAACCTAATCCACGGTTATCGACAGTTCATAAAGGTGTAGATCTATGTAAAACAAAAGGTATTGAATTAATTCTTGCTGTAGGTGGCGGAAGCGTCATCGATTGTGCTAAGGCAATTGCTGTAGGAGCGAAATATGATGGGGACATGTGGGATTTCCTAGAGCGTAAAGCTAGCCCACAGGACGCTCTTCCATTAGGAACAGTATTGACGATGGCTGCAACAGGCTCGGAAATGAATGGTGGCTCTGTCATAACGAATGAAGAGACACAAGAGAAAATGGGTTGGGGTAGTCCATATGCTTATCCGGCATTCTCCATTCTTGATCCAGTACATACATTTTCACTACCGAAAGATCAGACTGTATATGGGGTAGTAGACATTATGTCTCATGTATTGGAGCATTACTTCCATCCTGAGGATCATACGCCTGTTCAAGATGGATTCTGTGAGACGATTCTTCGAACAGTAATTGACACAGCTCCGAAACTTATAAACGATCTTGAGAATTATGAGTTACGTGCAACAATTATGTATTGCGGTACGATGGCTTTGAATGGTGTTATAAATATGGGGATGTCTGGAGACTGGGGAACACATAATATTGAACATGCCGTATCTGCTGTTTATGATATTCCACACGGTGGAGGATTAGCTATTCTGTTCCCACATTGGATGAAACATAACCAACATGTGGATGTAGATCGTTTCAAACGACTTGCTACACATGTGTTTGATATTGATCCATCTGGTAAAAGTGATGAACAGATTTGTGCAGAAGGAATTGAAGCTTTACGGACATTCTGGAATTCGATTGGCGCACCAAATCGTTTAGCCGATTATGATATTGATGATAGTAAGATCGATATTATGGCTGAAAAAGCTGTACGCTTTGGTCCTTTCGGTAATTTCAGTAAATTAGAAAAAGCGGATGTTATTAAGATATACAATATGTCGCTATAA
- a CDS encoding UDP-glucose--hexose-1-phosphate uridylyltransferase has translation MSNTTRTPEQNKALYAIETIVCFALEHSLIKQEDVDYSRNILMELFQFSEPFLDRVDYKHEESPQAIIDVLIDYGYQIGLIPENSDTYRDLLDAKIMGFLMARPSDVIAEFETISEEHGIAAATDFFYKLSIDSNYIRMDRVAKNVYWKQETAYGDIEMTINLSKPEKNPKEIAMAKLLPPPIYPKCQLCRENVGYAGRINHPARQNLRIIPLEMNEEPWYFQYSPYVYYNEHCIVFHRDHVPMKLTKDTLRRLLSFVDVVPHYFIGSNADLPIVGGSILTHDHFQGGRHTFPIQNAPKELIFTHKDYPGVTVSIVKWPMSVLRITSQDSEVLLESANNIYEIWQQYSDVEADVLAFTKDESGENVRHNTVTPIVHRTEDGAYEMDLVLRNNRTNEQFPDGIFHPHSEMHHIKKENIGLIEVMGLAILPGRLKNELDLVAHILSGDDRLHSASIAGEVPELTQHLDWIKELIDEHGNQFSKDEAVQLVQHEVGDKFVEILGHAGVYKRTEVGQQAFVRFLEHMGYNIQA, from the coding sequence ATGAGTAACACAACTAGAACTCCTGAACAGAATAAAGCTCTATATGCCATTGAGACCATTGTATGTTTTGCATTAGAGCATAGTCTAATTAAACAAGAGGATGTAGATTATAGTCGGAATATTCTGATGGAACTCTTCCAATTCAGCGAACCATTCTTAGATCGAGTAGATTATAAACATGAGGAAAGTCCACAAGCTATAATTGATGTGTTGATTGATTATGGATATCAAATTGGGTTAATTCCTGAGAATAGTGATACTTATCGAGATTTATTAGATGCTAAAATCATGGGATTCCTAATGGCTCGTCCTTCAGACGTGATTGCAGAATTTGAGACCATTTCAGAAGAACATGGGATTGCAGCTGCAACGGATTTCTTTTACAAATTAAGTATCGATTCTAACTATATTCGTATGGATCGTGTAGCTAAAAATGTATATTGGAAGCAAGAAACAGCCTATGGCGATATTGAGATGACGATTAATCTTTCAAAACCTGAGAAGAATCCGAAAGAGATCGCTATGGCGAAGCTTCTTCCACCACCTATCTATCCAAAATGCCAATTGTGTAGGGAGAATGTTGGATATGCCGGTCGGATTAATCATCCGGCCCGTCAGAATCTAAGAATCATTCCGTTGGAGATGAACGAAGAACCATGGTACTTTCAATACTCTCCATATGTATATTACAATGAGCATTGCATTGTGTTTCACCGTGATCATGTCCCTATGAAACTAACAAAGGATACATTGCGAAGACTACTGTCATTCGTTGATGTTGTGCCACATTATTTCATAGGATCGAATGCAGATCTACCTATCGTTGGCGGGTCAATTCTGACACATGATCATTTCCAAGGAGGACGTCACACGTTCCCGATTCAGAATGCACCGAAAGAACTGATATTCACGCATAAAGATTATCCTGGAGTAACCGTGAGTATTGTAAAGTGGCCAATGTCCGTACTTCGAATTACTTCACAAGATAGTGAGGTTTTGCTCGAAAGTGCCAACAATATCTATGAAATTTGGCAGCAATATAGTGATGTTGAAGCTGATGTCCTAGCCTTTACAAAGGATGAATCTGGTGAGAATGTTCGACATAACACCGTTACTCCAATCGTGCATCGTACAGAAGATGGTGCCTATGAAATGGATCTGGTGCTACGTAACAATCGTACGAATGAACAATTCCCAGATGGAATATTCCATCCGCATTCGGAGATGCATCATATTAAGAAGGAAAATATCGGCTTGATTGAAGTTATGGGATTGGCAATATTACCAGGAAGATTGAAGAATGAATTAGACTTGGTTGCTCATATTCTCAGTGGTGATGATAGATTGCATTCTGCGTCTATTGCCGGAGAGGTTCCAGAGTTAACTCAACATCTGGATTGGATTAAAGAACTTATAGATGAACATGGTAATCAATTTAGTAAAGATGAAGCTGTCCAATTAGTCCAACATGAGGTTGGGGATAAATTTGTTGAGATACTAGGTCACGCAGGTGTCTATAAGAGAACAGAGGTAGGGCAGCAAGCCTTCGTACGATTCTTGGAACATATGGGATATAACATACAAGCTTAA